CGTGCAAGACCTCCTCGCCGAGCGCGCCGGGGCGGGCCTCTCGCCAGCCGAACAGGCCGAGCTGGATGGGCACTGCCGCCGGCTCGGGCTGCGCCCCCCGCCCGACGACCTCGACCTCGCCGCGGCGTCGCTCGAACTGGCGTACCTGCGGCGCGACGACATGGTCGGCATGCCGCCGGACGTGCTGGCACGCCTGATCGCCAAGGGCGACGCGTACTGCGCCGCGGTGCGCCCGGGTCCCATCCCGTTCCCCACGCCCGCGCGGGCGCCCGACACCGCCCGCACGCTCAAGTTGTTCCCGTGGGTCGCGGCGGCGGCGATCGTCATCGCATCCGTGGCGTGGCTTACGCGGCCCGCGATGACCCCCGCGGCACCCTCGCCCGACATCGTGGCGCAGCTCGCGAGCGCGTCCGACGCCATCACGCTGCCCTGGAGCCCCTGGTCCGACGGCGAGGTGACTTCCGAATGCCCCGCCGCCACGGGGCGGGTCGTTTGGAGCGAGTCGCTCCAGCGCGGCTACATGATCTTCGACCGCCTACCCCCGCTTCCGGGCGCGCAGTACCAGCTCTGGATCGTCGATTCCCGCGGCATGGGACAACGCATCAGCGGCGGGGTCTTCGACGGCGCGGGCGGGCCGCAGGTCGTGCCGATCACGCCGGGCATCGCCGTGCAAGGGGCGGCGGCGTTCGCCGTCACGATCGAGGCGCCCGGCGGGACCTGGGTCTCCGACATGTCTCGCCGCGCGGTGATCGCGTCAAAGGGCTGAGCAGCGACTCGTTCGCTCACCCG
Above is a window of Planctomycetota bacterium DNA encoding:
- a CDS encoding anti-sigma factor, whose amino-acid sequence is MQDLLAERAGAGLSPAEQAELDGHCRRLGLRPPPDDLDLAAASLELAYLRRDDMVGMPPDVLARLIAKGDAYCAAVRPGPIPFPTPARAPDTARTLKLFPWVAAAAIVIASVAWLTRPAMTPAAPSPDIVAQLASASDAITLPWSPWSDGEVTSECPAATGRVVWSESLQRGYMIFDRLPPLPGAQYQLWIVDSRGMGQRISGGVFDGAGGPQVVPITPGIAVQGAAAFAVTIEAPGGTWVSDMSRRAVIASKG